A part of Chanodichthys erythropterus isolate Z2021 chromosome 4, ASM2448905v1, whole genome shotgun sequence genomic DNA contains:
- the gareml gene encoding GRB2-associated and regulator of MAPK protein 2: MEKLSASITGLSWSSVSLPLDVIVSKFRLPTLVRLSHGENVEGLSEEDVILLHSCRQWTTITAHSLEEGHYVIGPKIDIPLQYQGKFKLLDQDRDVREPVQYFGSVEEIAGIFPDRVFVMEPITFSVKVVSGEFTEDSELYNFSLQAGDELTLMGQAELLCVQSTREKSRLTTLLRRLGKAGGALGRPARTKMPCLICMNHRTNESVSLPFQCRGRFCTRSPQELQMQGGEHTVRSIIERVRLPVNVSVPTRPPRNPYDLHAIREGHRYKLLSIISKTVVLCCILRKEEVSPSHFLLLTDMPRFTLPEGLLRADASYQQVVLQCAMRCQESFDPDDYSRAVREVKTDFSEECLSPRRIRVCVQGYGRDELGTSLQRLSLCVYGGGAVTHTISHGCRDSLVDSHTLPSSDGDGEEREYVTPDWSTDTQEIPYEELWTNQSSGSFGVTSESAMKAEHNLISFHSTTTSLDGMVGSAHVSMVQMEAGRVSRVSTPPPVPPKSEAVKEECRFLNAPPVPPRCAKGPAPSPPVPTRFPKTPATQTLNPNLSFYSSGLQESSAPRSGSSSPSPDSYSLYCYPCTWADCVTSDPCVSPDPAQPAQACWSHPRGGGAYTSNILNTPLLSTDSAQKNYSTCPRPRPVAQNRFAPFGALNPFANPGHTHASSDWLTTGRNSPTLIPDLISSTPKESQTNQGASECSPEPPPRPVKNSEEDTVTVDPASGSVAMTRGAEGGAGSSWRPPAELCWLSVEEVSSSLRFIGLSDDVIGLFSRERIDGSIFTQLTEEILSEDFNLTKLQVKKIMQFIKGWRPKI, from the exons GTGAGAATGTAGAGGGTCTGTCGGAGGAGGATGTGATTTTGCTTCATTCCTGCAGACAGTGGACCACCATCACTGCCCACAGCCTGGAAGAAGGTCATTATGTGATCGGACCTAAAATAGACATCCCACTACAGTATCAAG GAAAGTTTAAGTTATTGGATCAGGATCGGGATGTCCGTGAGCCGGTTCAGTATTTTGGAAGCGTGGAGGAAATTGCAGGAATCTTTCCTGATCGCGTGTTCGTCATGGAGCCCATCACGTTTAGTGTTAAG GTGGTTTCTGGGGAGTTTACGGAGGATAGCGAGTTATATAATTTCTCTTTGCAGGCGGGAGATGAATTGACTCTCATGGGCCAAGCAGAACTGCTCTGCGTCCAATCGACTCGTGAGAAATCCCGCCTGACGACGCTGCTTCGGCGACTGGGCAAAGCAGGTGGAGCTTTGGGACGTCCCGCCCGCACAAAGATGCCTTGTTTGATATGTATGAACCATCGGACCAATGAGAGCGTCAGTTTGCCGTTCCAGTGTCGCGGGCGGTTCTGCACACGCTCGCCGCAGGAGCTGCAGATGCAGGGAGGCGAACACACCGTGCGCAGCATCATTGAGCGCGTGCGGTTGCCTGTGAACGTATCCGTGCCCACGCGACCTCCTCGCAACCCGTACGACCTTCATGCAATCCGTGAGGGTCATCGATATAAACTCCTCAGCATCATCAGCAAAACTGTCGTTCTTTGCTGCATACTTCGCAAAGAGGAAGTGTCGccatctcacttcctgttgttAACGGACATGCCACGCTTCACTCTGCCGGAGGGGCTTTTGCGCGCGGACGCTTCCTACCAGCAGGTGGTACTACAGTGTGCAATGCGTTGCCAAGAGAGCTTTGACCCAGACGATTACTCACGTGCAGTGCGTGAAGTCAAGACGGACTTCTCCGAGGAGTGTCTCAGTCCGCGACGAATTCGGGTGTGCGTTCAAGGATACGGGCGTGATGAGTTGGGGACGTCCCTGCAGAGACTGTCTCTGTGCGTATACGGAGGCGGAGCAGTCACGCATACAATCTCACATGGCTGCAGAGACTCGCTGGTTGACTCGCACACGCTGCCCTCTAGTGACGGCGACGGAGAGGAACGAGAATATGTCACGCCTGATTGGTCGACTGACACACAGGAGATTCCATATGAGGAGCTCTGGACCAATCAGAGTTCTGGAAGCTTTGGGGTGACGTCTGAGAGTGCAATGAAGGCGGAGCATAACCTCATATCCTTTCACTCCACAACCACATCATTGGATGGAATGGTGGGTTCCGCCCATGTCTCTATGGTGCAGATGGAAGCAGGAAGAGTATCGAGAGTATCGACTCCACCCCCAGTTCCACCCAAATCAGAAGCT GTGAAAGAGGAGTGTCGTTTTTTAAATGCTCCTCCTGTTCCGCCCCGCTGTGCTAAAGGCCCCGCCCCCAGCCCTCCAGTCCCCACCCGCTTCCCTAAAACTCCAGCCACACAGACGCTCAACCCAAACCTCTCATTTTATTCCTCTGGACTGCAAGAGAG tTCTGCTCCTCGTAGCGGCAGCAGCTCTCCATCGCCGGACTCTTACTCTCTGTACTGTTACCCATGCACCTGGGCCGACtgtgtgacctctgacccctgcGTAAGCCCTGATCCCGCCCAGCCCGCGCAGGCTTGTTGGTCCCACCCTCGAGGAGGCGGGGCCTACACCTCCAACATCCTCAATACACCTCTACTCAGCACTGACTCTGCCCAAAAGAACTACTCCACCTGCCCCAGACCACGGCCGGTGGCGCAGAACCGCTTTGCACCATTTGGTGCCCTAAATCCCTTTGCCAATCCGGGACACACCCACGCCTCCTCCGACTGGCTCACCACTGGTAGGAACTCTCCCACTCTGATACCCGACCTCATTAGCTCCACCCCCAAGGAGTCTCAAACCAATCAGGGAGCTTCAGAATGCAGTCCCGAGCCTCCGCCCAGACCAGTCAAGAATTCAGAAGAGGACACGGTCACGGTGGACCCTGCCTCCGGATCAGTTGCCATGACGAGGGGGGCTGAGGGCGGGGCTGGGTCTTCATGGCGACCCCCAGCGGAGCTCTGCTGGCTCTCAGTGGAGGAGGTTTCGTCCAGTCTGAGGTTTATCGGCCTTTCGGACGACGTGATTGGTCTGTTCAGCCGAGAGAGGATTGATGGCTCTATTTTCACTCAGCTGACAGAGGAAATCCTGTCGGAGGACTTTAACCTCACTAAACTACAGGTCAAAAAAATCATGCAGTTCATCAAGGGATGGAGACCCAAGATATGA